In a genomic window of Microcoleus sp. AS-A8:
- a CDS encoding glycosyltransferase, with protein MFVSSASSLKPAGGGVQIWTQENLKTLQLAGLTTSIISYEWDRRLWVRLKRKLWPEPYTDALPPNLVDEVIAKAEKISAIFIFLNGEETSALVKPLRARLGNKYKIVLFSVGLASVDYLHAIRARGGGDAFSQANVTDWRILVQQLVAECKQRQDIDHVFCLAPFEVEIERWLGAKRVTWLPRTISERPLNWQPNPKRLGFVGTLDHPPTVEGLTLFLEALQKIADQDVHLRIVGGPTAAASTITKRFPLVEYLGRLSDEELEKEASTWSCFVHPIFCYARGCSTKLAVALGWQIPVVTTSAGCRGYTWREGNLPLAETPESLARLALEMLMPEVAHSAQREISAIAQSAPTLAEVAAQVRSSLLVSCQSADTAAVDDTVPINH; from the coding sequence GTGTTTGTTTCTAGTGCCTCTTCACTCAAACCAGCAGGTGGAGGGGTTCAAATTTGGACGCAAGAAAATCTGAAAACTTTACAACTAGCAGGATTGACTACATCTATTATCAGTTATGAGTGGGATCGTAGGCTTTGGGTACGTTTGAAGCGGAAGTTATGGCCAGAGCCTTATACAGATGCTTTGCCACCTAACCTAGTTGATGAAGTTATTGCCAAAGCTGAAAAAATTAGTGCTATTTTTATCTTTCTCAATGGAGAAGAAACATCAGCTTTAGTGAAACCCTTACGTGCCAGATTGGGAAATAAGTATAAGATAGTCCTATTTTCTGTGGGTTTAGCCAGTGTTGATTACCTCCACGCGATTCGCGCTAGGGGAGGTGGTGATGCTTTCAGTCAAGCAAACGTTACTGATTGGAGAATTCTCGTCCAACAGTTAGTGGCGGAATGTAAACAGCGGCAAGATATCGATCATGTCTTTTGTCTTGCCCCATTTGAGGTAGAAATTGAACGCTGGTTGGGTGCAAAACGGGTAACTTGGTTGCCTCGTACCATCTCTGAACGACCCTTAAATTGGCAGCCAAATCCAAAAAGACTCGGTTTTGTCGGTACTTTAGATCACCCCCCCACAGTAGAAGGTTTAACTCTTTTTCTGGAAGCACTTCAAAAAATAGCTGATCAGGACGTGCATCTGAGAATTGTAGGCGGTCCTACAGCAGCAGCGAGTACTATTACAAAGCGTTTTCCTCTGGTGGAATATCTAGGAAGGCTTTCTGATGAAGAACTAGAGAAAGAGGCTAGCACTTGGAGTTGCTTTGTCCATCCGATTTTTTGCTACGCACGAGGGTGCAGTACAAAATTGGCAGTCGCCCTCGGTTGGCAGATTCCGGTGGTAACAACTTCAGCAGGATGTCGTGGTTATACCTGGCGTGAGGGCAATTTACCTCTAGCTGAAACTCCAGAATCCTTGGCAAGGCTTGCTCTAGAAATGTTAATGCCTGAAGTAGCCCATTCAGCCCAGAGAGAAATTTCTGCAATCGCTCAATCTGCTCCTACTCTTGCTGAAGTTGCTGCTCAAGTTAGGTCGTCACTACTGGTTTCTTGTCAAAGTGCCGACACAGCAGCCGTTGACGATACAGTACCCATCAATCA
- a CDS encoding FkbM family methyltransferase: protein MKPKLSKVIYGLIMELDPLEWTQISLIKDGCVEPLTTALYSKILSPGDTYIDVGTHVGFHTLIARHFIGDSGRVIAIEPQPYNCHKILTNWQANNFDNILVYVAAVSNQNGTIALHNQSATDKARLSLCLDPVNNQSQKFQVPLVRLDNVFEENKINRVKLLKIDVEGYELEAINGLKHYSDSVENLILEVLSTPAKVTEKTSLLVENLQGLGYHLRTVEGKAWTLSDPLPESNLWASRQV from the coding sequence TTGAAACCCAAGCTTTCAAAGGTTATCTACGGGTTAATCATGGAGCTAGATCCTCTAGAGTGGACGCAGATTTCGCTCATTAAAGATGGCTGCGTAGAACCTTTAACAACTGCTCTATATAGCAAAATCCTTTCTCCAGGAGATACCTATATAGATGTAGGTACCCATGTGGGATTTCATACTTTAATTGCTCGGCACTTTATTGGTGATAGTGGACGGGTTATTGCCATAGAACCTCAACCTTATAATTGCCATAAAATTTTGACTAACTGGCAGGCAAATAATTTTGATAATATTTTAGTTTACGTAGCGGCTGTCAGCAATCAAAATGGTACGATCGCGCTCCACAACCAATCAGCAACAGATAAAGCTCGTCTTTCCCTCTGTTTAGACCCTGTAAACAACCAATCTCAGAAATTCCAGGTTCCTTTAGTCAGACTAGATAATGTATTTGAAGAAAATAAAATTAACAGAGTTAAGTTATTAAAAATTGATGTAGAAGGCTACGAACTTGAAGCCATAAACGGATTGAAGCATTATTCAGATAGTGTTGAAAATCTAATTTTGGAAGTGCTAAGCACACCTGCCAAGGTTACAGAAAAAACGTCTCTCCTCGTAGAGAACCTTCAAGGACTTGGTTACCACTTGCGAACAGTCGAAGGTAAAGCTTGGACACTGAGCGATCCACTTCCAGAAAGCAATTTGTGGGCATCTCGCCAAGTATAA
- a CDS encoding FkbM family methyltransferase, giving the protein MTSIRTIAQSIRHAPAIERAEWLWELLRKPYHQLLNLGGRGVTVSVSGCCTVSMPPAFCGAYWETYEPETVKATVSWLQKNPNALFIDIGSAVGIFSIVSLFASEQVEVIAFDSDLASLKASERMCQYASGNRLQLVHGFVSEQHLSGLGLSAASATTHELLSTSSVTGDPGTTAYICIDTNTDSTIPTHSLDGLFFANNPPSRPILLKCDVEGAELLVLRGAQKFLQELSPQLLISVHPPTLPCYGHSVSEVREYLEMAGYQIKVIAVDHEEHWWCEKTSIDLRH; this is encoded by the coding sequence GTGACTAGCATTCGTACTATTGCCCAATCAATTCGACATGCTCCAGCTATTGAACGGGCTGAGTGGCTTTGGGAATTATTACGCAAACCGTACCATCAATTGCTCAATCTTGGAGGTAGAGGTGTTACCGTTTCCGTGAGTGGTTGCTGCACTGTCTCTATGCCCCCTGCGTTTTGCGGAGCATACTGGGAAACTTATGAACCTGAAACAGTCAAAGCAACAGTCAGTTGGCTACAAAAGAATCCTAACGCTCTATTTATAGACATTGGCTCCGCTGTTGGTATTTTCAGCATTGTTAGTCTATTCGCTAGTGAACAAGTAGAAGTTATCGCATTTGACTCTGATCTAGCTAGTTTGAAAGCTAGCGAGCGGATGTGTCAGTATGCTAGTGGAAATCGTCTTCAGTTAGTTCATGGATTCGTCTCTGAACAACATTTGAGCGGCTTGGGGTTGAGCGCAGCAAGTGCAACAACTCACGAATTATTATCAACGAGTTCTGTCACCGGCGATCCAGGCACAACGGCTTATATCTGCATTGACACCAATACAGACAGCACCATTCCAACCCATAGCTTAGATGGATTATTTTTTGCCAACAATCCTCCTAGTAGACCAATTCTATTGAAATGTGATGTTGAGGGGGCAGAACTTCTAGTTTTGCGTGGGGCACAGAAGTTTTTACAAGAACTCTCACCACAGTTGTTAATCAGTGTTCATCCCCCAACCTTACCCTGTTATGGGCATTCCGTGTCAGAGGTTCGGGAATACCTGGAGATGGCTGGATACCAAATCAAAGTCATAGCTGTAGACCACGAAGAACATTGGTGGTGTGAAAAGACATCCATTGACCTACGACATTAA